In Brachypodium distachyon strain Bd21 chromosome 2, Brachypodium_distachyon_v3.0, whole genome shotgun sequence, one genomic interval encodes:
- the LOC100832958 gene encoding VQ motif-containing protein 4, with the protein MESSATKQFLPMPQQRDPNSPSSSTSSSSSSSTSPSHPYHRTTAQAQAQPHHNLRPSPRPVPRTIETTPFPTTFVQADTNSFKQVVQMLTGSEQSSKNATAPAATANAGNGQAASNGPCRPKKPSFKLYERRSSLKNLKMIAPLAMGAPPSPRSKAPEILSPSVLDFPSLKLSPVTPLTGDPFNPSPASSSGGDAAERAAIADKGFFFHPSPRGAEPPRLLPLFPVSSPRMAASAAAAPAE; encoded by the coding sequence ATGGAGTCATCTGCCACCAAGCAGTTCCTCCCCATGCCTCAGCAGCGGGACCCCAACTCCCCGTCGTCTtccacctcctcttcctcctcctcctccacctcgccgtccCACCCCTACCACCGCACTACAGCCCAGGCCCAAGCCCAACCGCACCACAACCTCCGCCCTTCTCCGAGGCCCGTACCCCGCACGATCGAGACCACCCCGTTCCCCACGACCTTCGTGCAAGCCGACACCAACTCCTTCAAGCAGGTCGTCCAGATGCTCACCGGCTCCGAGCAGTCCTCCAAGAACgccacggcgccggccgcgACAGCCAACGCAGGCAACGGCCAGGCGGCGAGCAACGGGCCGTGCCGGCCCAAGAAGCCGTCCTTCAAGCTGTACGAGCGGCGGAGCAGCCTCAAGAACCTCAAGATGATCGCGCCGCTGGCCATgggcgcgccgccgtcgccgaggtCCAAGGCGCCGGAGATCCTCTCGCCGAGCGTCCTCGACTTCCCGTCCCTCAAGCTCAGCCCCGTCACGCCGCTCACGGGCGACCCCTTCAACCCTTCCCCCGCGTCGTCCTCCGGCGGGGACGCCGCCGAGCGCGCGGCGATCGCTGACAAGGGGTTCTTCTTCCACCCTTCGCCAAGGGGCGCCGAGCCGCCAAGGCTTCTCCCGCTCTTCCCCGTCAGCTCGCCCCGGATGGCCGCGtcagccgccgcggcgccggccgagTGA